One part of the Tautonia rosea genome encodes these proteins:
- a CDS encoding reverse transcriptase family protein → MSRATDLLSLWRAIEQAGGIDAYVNNQLVERGFLVARRDMDTMSDRERTAYKKQLKEEAAHRRELKREAWNAYRARHIVHLGEGIYWNDQATKDPWDAPDAEERAAENELPPLDSPRDLAEALGLTISQLRWLAFHRDAATSLHYRRFTIPKRDGSERAIWAPMPTLKAAQHWILRNIAEKLPVHGAAHGFLAGRSILSNAGNHLNSKLVVKMDVKDFFPSVTFRRVKGIFRRAGYREQVATLLASICTESPREIVEQDKTTYYVALGPRCLPQGAPTSPALTNTLCLRLDRRLDGLARSLGYRYTRYADDLTFSLPRAHEGDTRLGTLLGSARRVVESEGFSVRLEKTRVARPGARQQVTGLVVNGDASPRTPRKLRRQLRAAVHNLQTGRPRADADTPQRLAGLISYLAMTDPTLAQTLRSQWNTTADRPPATEPPA, encoded by the coding sequence ATGTCCCGCGCCACCGACCTCCTCTCGCTCTGGCGGGCCATCGAACAGGCCGGTGGCATCGATGCCTACGTGAACAATCAGCTTGTCGAACGCGGCTTCCTTGTCGCTCGACGAGACATGGACACCATGTCCGACCGCGAGCGCACCGCCTACAAAAAGCAGCTCAAGGAGGAAGCCGCCCACCGCCGGGAACTGAAACGCGAGGCCTGGAACGCCTATCGTGCCCGTCACATTGTCCACCTCGGCGAAGGCATCTACTGGAACGACCAGGCGACCAAGGATCCCTGGGACGCCCCCGACGCCGAGGAACGTGCCGCCGAGAACGAGCTGCCCCCGCTCGACTCCCCTCGTGATCTGGCTGAGGCCCTCGGCCTAACCATCTCTCAGCTCCGCTGGCTCGCCTTCCACCGAGACGCGGCCACCTCGCTCCACTACCGACGCTTCACCATTCCCAAGCGAGACGGCTCGGAACGGGCCATCTGGGCCCCCATGCCGACCCTCAAGGCCGCCCAGCACTGGATTCTCCGCAACATCGCCGAGAAGCTCCCCGTCCACGGTGCGGCCCACGGGTTCCTGGCCGGCCGATCGATCCTCTCGAATGCCGGCAACCATCTCAACTCGAAACTCGTCGTCAAGATGGACGTCAAAGACTTCTTTCCCTCGGTCACATTCCGACGCGTGAAGGGGATCTTCCGCCGGGCCGGCTATCGCGAGCAGGTGGCGACCCTCCTGGCCTCGATCTGCACCGAATCCCCTCGCGAGATCGTCGAGCAAGATAAGACGACCTACTACGTCGCCCTCGGCCCTCGATGCCTTCCGCAAGGCGCACCGACCAGCCCGGCCTTGACCAACACCCTCTGCCTCCGTCTCGATCGCCGCCTCGATGGCCTGGCCCGGTCGCTCGGCTACCGCTACACCCGCTACGCCGACGACCTGACCTTCAGTCTCCCCCGCGCTCACGAGGGAGACACCCGGCTCGGCACCCTGCTCGGATCGGCCCGTCGCGTGGTCGAGTCCGAAGGCTTCTCCGTCCGGCTCGAAAAGACCCGCGTGGCCCGCCCCGGAGCACGCCAGCAGGTCACCGGCCTGGTCGTCAACGGAGATGCCTCCCCCCGCACTCCCCGAAAACTGCGCCGCCAACTCCGGGCCGCAGTCCACAATCTTCAGACCGGTCGTCCCCGAGCCGACGCCGACACCCCCCAACGGCTCGCCGGCCTGATCAGCTATCTAGCCATGACCGACCCGACCCTCGCCCAGACCCTTCGATCTCAGTGGAACACCACAGCCGACCGGCCCCCCGCCACCGAGCCACCGGCCTGA
- the rsmH gene encoding 16S rRNA (cytosine(1402)-N(4))-methyltransferase RsmH, which produces MTAVHRPVLLDEVLTWLAPKPGGIFVDATAGAGGHSAALADRVGPEGRVISVDRDPMMLDFARDRTRGLPVTLIPSAYDRIGEVLDALGIAQVDGILADLGFASDQMDTPSRGFSFQREGPLDMRFDPSQPITAATLVNERSADELFALFRDLGDEPRARAIANRIVEQRRQAPITTTDELASLIRGVYGHRRERIDPSTRVFQALRIAVNDELAILDRFLAVAPDRLRPGGRFVIISFHSLEDERIKAAFRHDDRLRPLTRKPVIAGDRELRQNIRSRSAKLRAAERV; this is translated from the coding sequence ATGACTGCCGTCCACCGCCCCGTCTTGCTCGACGAAGTGCTCACCTGGCTTGCTCCGAAGCCCGGGGGAATCTTCGTCGATGCCACCGCCGGCGCGGGGGGACACTCGGCCGCTCTCGCCGATCGCGTCGGACCGGAAGGACGGGTCATCAGCGTTGACCGCGACCCGATGATGCTCGACTTCGCCCGAGATCGCACCAGGGGCCTGCCGGTCACGCTCATCCCTTCGGCCTACGACCGGATCGGTGAGGTGCTCGACGCGCTCGGCATTGCCCAGGTGGACGGTATCCTGGCCGACCTCGGCTTTGCGTCCGATCAAATGGACACCCCCTCCCGCGGCTTCAGCTTTCAGCGCGAGGGGCCGCTCGACATGCGCTTCGACCCCTCGCAGCCGATCACTGCCGCCACTCTGGTCAACGAACGCTCGGCCGATGAGTTGTTTGCCCTGTTCCGCGACCTGGGAGACGAACCCCGAGCCCGAGCCATCGCCAACCGCATCGTCGAACAACGACGCCAGGCACCCATCACCACCACCGACGAACTGGCTTCATTGATCCGAGGCGTCTACGGCCACCGTCGCGAACGAATCGACCCGAGTACCCGTGTCTTTCAGGCGCTCCGGATCGCCGTCAACGACGAACTGGCGATCCTCGACCGTTTCCTTGCCGTTGCCCCCGACCGGCTCCGACCCGGCGGCCGGTTCGTTATCATCAGCTTCCACTCGCTCGAAGATGAACGCATCAAGGCCGCCTTTCGTCATGACGACCGACTCCGCCCGTTGACCCGAAAACCCGTCATCGCTGGCGACCGCGAACTCCGTCAGAACATCCGGTCCCGCAGCGCCAAGCTCCGCGCCGCCGAGCGGGTCTGA
- a CDS encoding SWIM zinc finger family protein, whose product MSDAPDLSQAPSEPEPPETVESPTHTDVDLAYAAPSTLVSDDDHATLTLVGNLKRPAVRFEATLTDPLRFREAMGALYAVVGSDYRYVPKDRTAYLAYRRMRAESANLGLWEGQRAYFSWLMRNDPLAYVILDPVVSVHPDQVFFEVFSKDEGTYAKLGVDLDAFEHDPAITPRWGTTNIDFSEALHLGLEQLRSERPTRLSIGQDGVSVRTEGTSTVLEKSIRVPDSWLRGFLQVQSAAALPRDSFTLNPIDLYNALRHLRMHADRKGKRRGLRIELVPGEPPRLVLEPWETVIPCSASSYQGKTAKVVRVWGRRRLFLLRRFLPLVEEVEVHLLGSGLPSFWVLRAGPLTLTLGLTGFTAANWSQAIRFDLLLPRKTQDTTAELDLVLAHLAKHWKAGAGDLLKATKLKWDALVEALQLGCQQGRIMYDLAADVYRLRPLTDAPIDLSRLEYRNARERTAHDLIARRGAVAIVSESRIATSGLELTGRVEVAEDRREYRPVLLLTDEGQVAKAECTCPFFRRQGLKNGPCAHLIALRLSHAEREAQRRRGQTPTEALTAETRSFSRRDPQGESVYQLALDRQRLTIHWGRAGQPLRRQRLTFNSLEDARSAYLTRVSELSTAGFLDASDS is encoded by the coding sequence ATGAGCGACGCCCCCGACCTTTCCCAGGCCCCGAGCGAGCCCGAACCGCCGGAAACCGTTGAATCGCCGACGCACACCGACGTCGATCTCGCCTACGCCGCGCCCAGCACGCTCGTCTCCGACGACGACCACGCCACACTCACCCTCGTCGGCAATCTCAAGCGCCCAGCCGTACGATTCGAGGCCACCCTCACCGACCCGCTCCGCTTCCGCGAAGCGATGGGAGCGCTCTACGCCGTCGTCGGCAGCGACTACCGCTACGTTCCCAAAGACCGGACCGCCTATCTTGCCTACCGTCGGATGCGCGCCGAATCGGCGAACCTCGGCCTCTGGGAAGGGCAGCGAGCCTATTTCTCCTGGCTCATGCGCAACGATCCACTCGCGTATGTGATCCTCGATCCGGTCGTCTCCGTTCATCCTGACCAGGTCTTCTTCGAGGTCTTCAGCAAGGACGAAGGGACATACGCCAAGCTCGGCGTCGATCTCGACGCTTTCGAGCACGATCCGGCCATCACCCCCCGCTGGGGGACCACAAACATCGACTTCAGCGAGGCGCTCCACCTCGGCCTCGAACAACTCCGCAGCGAGCGGCCGACCCGCCTGAGCATCGGGCAAGACGGGGTCTCGGTCCGCACCGAAGGAACCAGCACGGTTCTGGAGAAATCGATCCGGGTCCCTGATTCGTGGCTCCGCGGCTTCCTCCAGGTCCAATCCGCCGCGGCCTTACCGCGCGACTCTTTCACGCTGAACCCGATCGACCTCTACAATGCCCTGCGTCATCTTCGAATGCACGCCGATCGCAAAGGGAAACGCCGAGGGCTTCGGATCGAGTTGGTCCCCGGCGAGCCCCCTCGGCTGGTCCTCGAACCCTGGGAAACGGTCATCCCCTGCTCAGCCTCGTCTTACCAGGGCAAGACAGCCAAGGTCGTTCGAGTCTGGGGACGACGACGCCTGTTCCTCCTCCGGCGATTCCTCCCGCTCGTCGAGGAGGTCGAAGTTCACCTGCTCGGCAGCGGCCTGCCCAGCTTCTGGGTCCTCCGCGCCGGGCCGTTGACCCTGACCCTCGGCCTGACCGGCTTCACTGCCGCGAACTGGTCGCAAGCCATCCGGTTCGATCTGCTCCTGCCCCGAAAGACCCAGGACACAACCGCCGAACTCGACCTCGTGCTCGCTCACCTGGCCAAGCACTGGAAGGCCGGGGCCGGCGACCTGCTCAAGGCCACGAAGCTGAAGTGGGACGCCCTGGTCGAGGCCCTCCAGCTTGGCTGCCAGCAAGGTCGGATCATGTACGACCTGGCCGCCGACGTCTACCGCCTTCGCCCCCTGACCGATGCCCCGATCGACCTCTCTCGCCTCGAATACCGCAACGCCCGCGAACGCACCGCGCACGATCTGATCGCCCGCCGGGGGGCCGTGGCCATCGTTTCCGAGTCTCGGATCGCCACCTCCGGCCTGGAGCTGACCGGCCGGGTCGAGGTCGCCGAAGACCGCCGCGAGTACCGCCCGGTCCTGCTCCTGACCGACGAGGGCCAGGTCGCCAAGGCCGAATGCACCTGCCCCTTCTTCCGCCGCCAGGGGCTCAAGAACGGACCGTGTGCTCATCTGATCGCCCTTCGACTCTCCCACGCCGAGCGCGAAGCACAACGCCGTCGTGGCCAGACCCCCACCGAAGCCCTCACCGCCGAGACACGGTCCTTCAGCCGTCGCGACCCCCAGGGAGAATCGGTCTATCAACTGGCCCTCGATCGTCAACGCCTCACAATCCACTGGGGCCGTGCCGGTCAGCCACTCCGCCGCCAGCGCCTGACGTTCAACTCCCTTGAGGACGCTCGGAGCGCCTACCTCACCCGCGTCTCAGAACTCTCAACGGCTGGCTTCCTCGATGCCTCGGACAGCTAA
- a CDS encoding HEAT repeat domain-containing protein gives MSVQETYLTYRGEIRALASSGKWLAFVTEHPERRPTALYRLDCESLTLATDPMPTGAKSLCLIGDDLWIGGTDGACYRGSLQGGPPSQALVIEGGPLVALAPLAGNRLAIASGQTLTIADIKNSKPKALQSLDLPAEITCLESDPTGLWLVAGTSKGDVSVFSAEGRDDFILSESSKLHEGTVSALRFDPDELRFLSAGADRKLLSTLARGTLEPEDRGKSNTHEDLITSIVWAPGDRFLTGSRDATVKTWPRTGGSRPATLKDGVAKVRGLAIVTVHDRPRLVISCEDNTLRLVVLDAAGKFGDATARVFDGLARARHELSQSDPRRREAALVSLSEATDSASIELLAEHCRADTDPELRLDAARRLGQADHPRVVPLLEGLLDHPDERVRVLAFEQLRSRSDAADLRPIDLALKTNHPEIGRLAVQALEPLAQRDEQALDRLLATLDARQWEVRRSAAETLEAIHPPDVPEANLIALGSKQADLRRWALVRLLHRDLLDRSEVATALRRRADDPDADVRRVAFLLMLHTRPRLLTALRSRDPELDRQLNDLATDTGKPGQGGASEAKPPSPEPKTKTKPAKPSKQSKKADTEPTSTIDLDPDDLAPLLNASASRSLDTSLRGARGLALLRDPSAFGLLLQLSREAEASARVEVCRALAALGDDAASHRLRSLVHDDAPEVRDAAFSALSSIDRDAPLDAAEAGLNADHDDVRHRGLQLLLAEARKAPPKSADGPIGRLLVRALNDGSAPIRAEAFKASLNLPVAGGGAGALRFARQSIHADVRREVLTEVLAQLSEPWAWDLLLEAFDDPAPELRADAFAAASAKAKGLDVLEAALGARFADVRSKAVAALVKKHSAKAHAILAQAINDEDPDVRLAAIDALVSHDARSLLASALAAPHADVRVRAARALARHGDRVALGPLVSLAAAPEPTESERRADWLDLAGLALNGLAELGDAEAVLPVLPLLDSSHPPLRKGAAEVLVWCVTPEAIDPLRQALSHPDPEVNYRAAMGLALRGEASTVPLIESAEGAKFLNRDNRLAAAVALGNAGEGRIVLALDDSNDAIRDRALLLLMLREHHSPGGDAARLIAALSSRSPRVRLVAADALQSAHDPAALLATITRLINDRDEQSAWTIPEATVNTLADLLVLAPPLVRARGVIRLLPLLGPDEKEQKAFELAFAAFSQRFGASVTATPLDQSPSRSEPISPLELRARAFGAYVGLVREQAPPPASGRSKKRAAPTNPAAEAAVVRIRRAALDRLRALANVDPSLTSAIVPVMLQALADPNQLVRFTAFDHLHALGTDPAILGAEALAAGPTDVGVRGLELLSGSKDDPSGQSVLEQVMMTRKDNLASEAARLLGDRLGRDSVAARALDAASGPLRLLAVSWLREASETKPDALKTLRHALDSRFAAVRSRAAFALADRKDPSAFDALVRLLQTAVEPSDRQNVLAAFDSLGDPRAAGVFLDLIEDNPSATAPVDVLIPAAAKFRRPDDAPRLLAIMERQPKARMLCFQALLTISGHDQSIDDPRDERPNDRRWMQQQHPRRDDLLASLLDRCLSLGETRLLQRAIVPAFWALGSEVDEPLGLASAHPEEAPRREAIEALSWRLRKRNGPADPLLKALQHPDPTSQFLAAEGLALGKRPEGIGVLLSAVDYLSDLSLRRRAVIALGELEDPRAFDRILQLAGESGHALQDVAAEALGHLGRGPRSADVFKLLDRQSRSSGSVAAMALRGLRWLGTREAWARIREIASTEHDRADLVPVSLDLLAFDDEPATRDLLLRQLREASWPEFYIALRSARKLFGPEAIEPDEAFVQNPFDQFASGRFSWSELQQRFDIPLAEPLERLREHADPARLFALIPRCQELNAEAIGAILLDLPKPPLAEARAAIDSESAPAVATAAHLLGRTRDLKSGPSIARALSRWTALRLASREGARRVETRAVGLCRDDEARLIATLAWAAGRTESAVDELIQLIASERLADPDETDPRVLRSAVEALSLFASPPPTVLDTLATLALDGPANLRPLAADALARFDPKRSAAVAPDLIGDPVGFDRLSHHLGKTLDSPLAEAAPNLHSQGVALPLLVARGHIEPLAAAAANHSLPDTARLGAVEALANFANEAAEEPLRTVGLDDANDETLRKAAWRALRRSKRLRDRSRKPRRHEVTP, from the coding sequence GTGAGCGTCCAGGAAACCTACCTGACGTACCGGGGAGAGATCCGGGCACTCGCCTCCTCGGGTAAATGGCTCGCCTTCGTCACCGAGCACCCCGAACGACGCCCGACCGCCCTCTATCGGCTCGACTGCGAATCCCTGACTCTCGCCACCGACCCGATGCCGACCGGGGCGAAGTCGCTCTGCCTGATCGGCGATGACCTCTGGATCGGCGGGACCGACGGTGCGTGCTACCGCGGATCGCTCCAGGGCGGCCCCCCAAGCCAAGCCCTAGTGATCGAGGGCGGCCCCCTCGTCGCCCTGGCCCCCTTGGCCGGCAACCGACTGGCGATCGCGTCGGGGCAAACCCTCACGATCGCCGACATCAAGAATTCCAAACCCAAGGCGCTCCAGTCACTCGATCTCCCGGCCGAGATCACCTGCCTCGAAAGTGATCCGACCGGCCTCTGGCTCGTCGCTGGAACAAGCAAAGGGGACGTTTCCGTCTTCTCGGCTGAAGGGCGCGATGACTTCATCCTCAGCGAGTCGAGTAAGTTGCACGAGGGGACCGTCTCGGCCTTGCGGTTCGATCCCGACGAACTTCGATTCCTCTCAGCCGGGGCCGATCGCAAGCTCCTCTCCACCCTGGCCCGGGGGACGCTCGAACCGGAAGACCGAGGCAAGAGCAACACACATGAGGATCTCATCACCAGCATCGTCTGGGCTCCAGGAGATCGGTTCCTCACCGGATCACGCGACGCGACCGTCAAGACCTGGCCCCGCACGGGTGGCAGCCGCCCCGCAACCCTCAAAGACGGCGTGGCGAAGGTGCGCGGCCTTGCCATCGTCACGGTCCACGACCGTCCCCGGCTCGTCATCTCCTGCGAGGACAACACGCTTCGCCTCGTCGTGCTCGACGCTGCCGGCAAGTTCGGCGACGCCACCGCCCGGGTCTTCGACGGCCTCGCCCGAGCCCGGCATGAACTCTCCCAGAGCGACCCCCGACGCCGAGAGGCCGCCCTCGTCAGCCTTTCCGAAGCCACCGATTCCGCCTCCATCGAACTGCTCGCCGAGCACTGCCGCGCCGACACCGACCCGGAACTCCGCCTCGACGCCGCTCGACGCCTTGGCCAGGCTGATCATCCCCGCGTCGTCCCCTTGCTCGAAGGGCTGCTCGATCACCCGGATGAACGGGTCCGCGTGCTCGCCTTCGAACAACTTCGCTCCCGCAGTGACGCGGCCGACCTCCGCCCGATCGACCTGGCCCTGAAGACCAACCATCCCGAAATCGGCCGCCTCGCGGTTCAGGCCCTCGAACCGCTCGCCCAGCGCGACGAACAGGCCCTCGATCGCCTCCTGGCCACGCTCGACGCACGCCAGTGGGAGGTCCGCCGCTCGGCCGCCGAGACGCTCGAAGCCATTCACCCCCCCGATGTTCCCGAGGCCAACCTGATCGCCCTCGGCTCGAAGCAAGCCGACCTGCGTCGCTGGGCCCTTGTCCGGTTGCTCCATCGCGACCTGCTCGACCGCTCCGAGGTCGCCACCGCGCTGCGTCGCCGCGCGGACGATCCCGACGCCGACGTCCGCCGCGTCGCCTTCCTGTTGATGCTCCACACCCGCCCCCGGCTCCTCACCGCTCTTCGTTCGCGCGATCCGGAACTCGACCGCCAGCTCAACGACCTTGCCACCGACACCGGTAAGCCAGGGCAGGGGGGGGCCAGCGAAGCCAAACCGCCTTCTCCCGAGCCGAAGACCAAAACCAAGCCCGCAAAGCCCTCGAAACAATCCAAAAAGGCCGATACCGAGCCAACCTCGACGATCGACCTCGATCCCGACGATCTCGCCCCCTTGCTCAACGCCTCGGCGAGCCGATCGCTCGACACCTCCCTTCGGGGAGCCCGCGGCCTGGCTTTGCTGAGAGATCCGAGCGCCTTCGGCCTTCTCCTGCAACTAAGTCGAGAGGCCGAAGCCTCAGCCCGGGTCGAGGTCTGTCGCGCCCTGGCAGCCCTCGGAGACGACGCGGCGAGCCATCGCCTCCGGTCGCTCGTGCATGACGACGCCCCGGAAGTCCGCGACGCTGCCTTCTCCGCCCTGAGCTCGATTGACCGCGACGCTCCCCTCGACGCCGCCGAGGCCGGCCTGAACGCCGACCATGACGACGTCCGCCACCGCGGCCTGCAACTCCTGCTGGCCGAGGCCCGAAAGGCCCCCCCGAAGTCCGCAGACGGACCGATCGGGCGCCTCCTCGTCCGCGCCCTCAATGACGGCTCTGCTCCGATCCGGGCCGAGGCGTTCAAGGCCTCGCTCAACCTGCCCGTCGCGGGAGGAGGGGCCGGGGCGCTCCGATTCGCCCGGCAGAGCATTCACGCCGACGTCCGACGTGAAGTCCTGACCGAGGTCCTCGCCCAGCTCTCCGAGCCCTGGGCCTGGGATCTCCTGCTCGAAGCCTTCGACGACCCCGCCCCCGAACTTCGTGCCGATGCCTTCGCCGCCGCTTCGGCCAAGGCCAAGGGGCTCGACGTGCTGGAGGCGGCCCTTGGCGCACGCTTCGCCGACGTCCGATCGAAGGCCGTCGCCGCTCTCGTGAAAAAGCACTCGGCCAAGGCTCATGCCATTCTTGCTCAGGCAATCAACGACGAGGACCCCGACGTCCGGCTCGCTGCCATCGACGCGCTCGTCTCCCACGATGCCCGCTCCCTGCTCGCGTCGGCGCTGGCCGCTCCTCACGCCGATGTCCGCGTCCGGGCGGCTCGGGCGCTGGCCCGGCACGGCGATCGCGTTGCCCTTGGGCCACTCGTCTCCCTTGCCGCCGCTCCCGAACCGACCGAATCGGAACGCCGCGCCGATTGGCTCGACCTGGCCGGGCTCGCCCTCAACGGCCTCGCCGAGCTGGGAGATGCCGAGGCCGTGCTTCCCGTCCTCCCCTTGCTCGACTCCTCCCATCCCCCGCTCCGCAAAGGGGCTGCCGAAGTGCTGGTCTGGTGCGTCACTCCTGAGGCAATCGACCCGCTTCGCCAGGCCCTCTCTCATCCCGACCCCGAGGTCAACTATCGGGCCGCGATGGGCCTGGCCCTCCGCGGAGAGGCTTCGACCGTCCCCCTCATCGAGTCGGCCGAAGGTGCGAAGTTCCTCAATCGAGACAACCGCCTTGCCGCCGCCGTCGCCCTGGGAAATGCGGGCGAAGGGCGCATCGTGCTGGCTCTCGATGACTCGAACGACGCCATCCGAGACCGCGCCTTGCTGCTCCTGATGCTCCGTGAGCACCACAGCCCCGGCGGTGACGCGGCTCGACTGATCGCCGCCTTGTCGAGCCGGTCTCCTCGCGTCCGACTCGTCGCTGCCGACGCGTTGCAATCCGCCCACGACCCGGCCGCGCTGCTGGCCACCATCACGCGACTGATCAACGACCGCGACGAGCAATCCGCCTGGACAATCCCCGAAGCGACCGTCAATACCCTGGCCGATCTCCTCGTCCTCGCCCCTCCGCTCGTCCGGGCCAGGGGGGTGATCCGCCTCCTCCCACTCCTCGGACCTGACGAAAAGGAACAGAAGGCGTTTGAACTGGCCTTCGCGGCCTTCTCTCAACGATTTGGTGCTTCAGTCACCGCAACCCCGCTGGATCAATCACCCTCTCGATCTGAGCCGATCTCGCCCCTTGAACTTCGCGCTCGGGCCTTCGGCGCCTATGTCGGCCTTGTCCGAGAGCAAGCACCCCCACCTGCGTCCGGTCGTTCGAAGAAGCGCGCGGCCCCCACGAATCCGGCCGCCGAGGCCGCCGTCGTCCGCATCCGTCGTGCCGCCCTCGATCGCCTTCGAGCCCTGGCCAACGTCGACCCGAGCCTCACCTCCGCCATCGTCCCGGTCATGCTTCAGGCTCTGGCCGATCCGAACCAGCTTGTCCGATTCACCGCCTTCGATCACCTGCACGCCCTCGGCACCGACCCGGCGATCCTGGGAGCCGAGGCCCTCGCAGCCGGCCCGACCGATGTGGGTGTTCGCGGCCTCGAACTGCTCAGCGGCAGCAAGGATGACCCAAGCGGCCAGTCGGTGCTCGAACAGGTGATGATGACCCGCAAGGACAACCTTGCCTCCGAGGCCGCTCGCCTCCTCGGCGATCGCCTCGGCCGCGACTCGGTGGCCGCCAGAGCCCTCGATGCCGCCTCCGGCCCCCTCCGTTTGCTCGCTGTTTCCTGGCTTCGCGAGGCCTCGGAAACCAAGCCGGATGCTCTGAAGACGCTCCGTCATGCCCTCGATTCCCGCTTCGCTGCGGTTCGAAGCAGGGCCGCCTTCGCCCTCGCCGATCGGAAAGACCCGTCGGCGTTTGATGCCCTCGTCCGACTGCTCCAGACTGCGGTCGAACCCTCGGATCGGCAAAATGTCCTCGCCGCCTTCGACTCGCTCGGCGACCCCCGAGCAGCCGGCGTCTTCCTCGACCTCATCGAGGACAATCCCTCCGCGACCGCCCCGGTCGATGTCCTCATTCCCGCCGCTGCGAAGTTCCGCCGCCCCGATGACGCCCCGCGATTGCTCGCGATCATGGAGCGCCAGCCCAAAGCCCGGATGCTCTGCTTCCAGGCCCTGCTCACGATCAGCGGCCACGATCAGTCCATCGACGACCCGCGCGATGAACGCCCCAACGATCGCCGATGGATGCAACAGCAGCACCCGAGGCGAGACGATCTCCTCGCCTCCCTCCTCGATCGCTGTCTGTCCCTCGGTGAAACCCGGCTCCTCCAGCGAGCCATCGTCCCGGCGTTTTGGGCCCTGGGATCGGAGGTCGATGAACCCCTCGGTCTTGCCTCCGCTCATCCCGAGGAAGCCCCTCGCCGCGAGGCCATCGAGGCCCTCTCCTGGAGGCTCCGCAAGCGCAACGGCCCGGCCGACCCTTTGCTCAAGGCCCTCCAGCATCCCGACCCAACTTCCCAGTTTCTCGCCGCCGAGGGGCTGGCCCTCGGCAAGCGTCCTGAGGGGATCGGCGTCCTGCTCTCAGCCGTCGATTACCTCTCCGACCTTTCCCTCCGTCGCCGCGCCGTCATCGCCCTCGGCGAGTTGGAAGACCCAAGAGCCTTCGACCGCATCCTGCAACTGGCCGGCGAATCCGGCCACGCCCTGCAAGATGTCGCCGCCGAGGCCCTCGGCCACCTCGGCCGGGGCCCCCGATCGGCCGACGTCTTCAAGCTGCTCGATCGCCAGAGCCGATCCTCCGGCTCGGTCGCGGCAATGGCCCTGCGAGGGCTCCGGTGGCTCGGCACCCGTGAGGCCTGGGCCCGGATTCGCGAAATCGCAAGCACCGAGCATGACCGAGCCGATCTCGTTCCAGTCTCCCTCGATCTGCTCGCCTTCGACGACGAGCCGGCCACGCGAGACCTCCTGCTCCGGCAGCTCCGCGAAGCCTCCTGGCCCGAATTCTATATCGCCCTCCGAAGCGCCCGGAAGCTGTTCGGCCCCGAGGCAATTGAGCCCGACGAAGCCTTCGTCCAGAATCCGTTTGACCAGTTCGCCTCGGGACGGTTCTCCTGGTCCGAACTCCAGCAACGGTTCGACATCCCCCTGGCCGAGCCACTCGAACGACTCCGCGAACACGCCGATCCCGCCCGGCTGTTCGCACTCATTCCCCGTTGCCAGGAACTCAACGCCGAGGCGATCGGTGCCATCCTCCTCGACCTGCCGAAACCTCCGCTCGCCGAGGCCCGCGCCGCGATCGACTCTGAGAGTGCCCCGGCCGTCGCCACCGCGGCCCACCTCCTGGGCCGGACCCGAGACCTGAAGTCCGGCCCGAGCATTGCCAGGGCCCTCTCGCGGTGGACCGCGTTGAGGCTTGCGTCTCGCGAAGGCGCCAGACGAGTCGAAACCCGTGCCGTCGGCCTTTGCCGCGACGACGAGGCCCGCCTCATCGCCACACTCGCCTGGGCGGCAGGTCGAACGGAATCGGCGGTGGATGAGCTGATTCAGCTCATTGCTTCGGAACGCCTGGCCGATCCCGACGAGACCGATCCGCGCGTCCTCCGATCGGCCGTCGAGGCCCTGAGCCTCTTCGCATCACCTCCTCCCACCGTGTTGGACACCCTTGCGACCCTCGCCCTCGACGGCCCGGCCAACCTCCGCCCCCTCGCCGCCGACGCCCTCGCCCGCTTCGATCCGAAACGAAGCGCCGCAGTTGCCCCCGACCTGATCGGCGACCCGGTCGGGTTCGACCGCCTCTCCCACCACCTAGGCAAGACCCTCGACTCACCTCTGGCCGAAGCGGCCCCGAACCTGCATTCCCAGGGGGTCGCGCTGCCACTGCTGGTGGCCCGAGGTCACATCGAACCCCTGGCAGCCGCCGCCGCCAATCACTCCCTTCCCGATACCGCCCGGCTCGGAGCCGTTGAGGCCCTCGCCAACTTCGCCAACGAAGCGGCCGAAGAACCGCTCAGAACGGTCGGCCTCGACGATGCCAACGACGAAACCCTTCGCAAAGCCGCCTGGCGCGCCCTCCGCCGCTCGAAGCGTCTCCGCGATCGCTCCCGCAAACCCCGACGCCACGAGGTCACGCCATGA